TTTTTGAAGTGATAGGTGGTAATCCTTTTTCAAAACCAGTAATTTTGAGAATACCCTGTGATGTAGGACCTACAGTAAATGCAACATGCCAAAATCCCATATCATCTATACTTTGGATAAAGTGAACAGGTTTATCATTTAATGTGACATTGAATTTCTCTTTTCCAGAAATTTGTGGGAATTCAAAATTTGCATATGTTTCAAGTGGATAGCTGTTGTATCCACGCATAGTAAGAGTGGTTCCTTCTTCGTTAAATTTAGCTGCAGAATACCATGCACCAGAATCATATCTAAAATCAAAGTCGCCCCCATTTTTCTTAGTAGAAACAGGAATTACAGTGCTATCTACAGGAGCAAAACAACTGTAATAAAAAATATCTTCAGTAATCGAAGGATCTGGATACATCGAAAATTCTTTAATTTCGCCTGGCTCTATTTTTTCAATATGTTCAATATTAGAAACAACATCTAGCATTTTTTCATGACCATTAGCTATTGCAAGAACTTTTGGGTTGAATATAGTTTGATTTCCATTATTAATAATTCTCCCAGTAACATGACCATCGTCATGTTTGATTAAGGTTTTATCATAAAGAATTGTAATTGATAGTGGATCTTTTTCTGTTTTTGCAAATTTTAGTTTAGGTTCAAGTAAGATAGGAGTATCAGATGTAATTTCAGGTAATTTTATTTTAAATGGAATATCAGTTCTTGGGGGAATTGTAACGTGAGTTATTGTCTTTGTAAATGTATTTTCTCCATCAATCACAGTAATAGAAATAGTTGGAATTAGTGCAAAATCATTTTGATTCTTTACATTACCTCCAACAGTATACACTCCTTCATAATCATAATATCCAACATATTCTTGTGAAGGAATAAAAACTTCAGCAAATGCAAATTGAAAAATCAATAAAGTAAATACAAAACCAGTTATAGAAAATATTATTTTTAGTTTAGATAGATTAGAAAGCGTTGAATATATCTTCGAATCCAGATGTTGGTTTTTCAAGTAATCCTGGTCTATAGTCTTCAATTAATCGATCTATTATCATTCTAGATTTAATATAATATCTCTTTCTTGTATTTTCAAGTTTAATTTCAATTAGTTCATCTTGTACTAACTGTGATAAATATAAGGACACAGTTGATGGGGATTTTCCTACTTCGTTTACTAATTCATTAAACTCAAGACCATCTTGTTTCACTAGAGCTAGCAATAGATCTCTTTGAGTCTGTCTACGTAGTGCTTTGATAATTTTTGATTCGTCTTCAGTAATTCTCGGTGGGTAAAATCTAGTTTGTCTTGGACCACGTACTACTTTGATTATTCCGTGTTTTTCTAATTTACCAATGTAGTGACTAAGAACTCCATTTTTTAATCCTGAAGAACGCATTAACTCCCTAAATTGGATTCCAGGACTTTGATCTATGATTTTTTGTAATTGTAGATTTCTATCAGTCATTTCTAAACACTCCCAAGGCTAACAATCCTAATGTACTGAACGTCAATAAATGTCCTATCTCTAGTAGAGAGATATCACCTAAATCATAAAGCCCAGGCCATGTAGCATCAATTACCAATACTGCTTCAGCCGCAATAAAAGTTGCAAAAGCAAATGTACTAAGTAGCAGTCTTTTTGTCTTTAATCTAGAATATGCTAGTACTGCAAGGATTGTAATGAATATGGCAAGTGTGATTCCAGCAATATGTAAAAAGATGTGCATTAGATGAAAGCCATGTAAAATGTGAGGAATTATTACAGGAATTGCCAGTATTGCAACTACACCTATAACTACAATAGAAAATAGTGTAGATTTCCGTTCAATTAGACTTTGAGGCCTAAACAAATCACAAAAAATACAGTTTTTATGAATTTAAACAGACTGGTTCATGTTTCGAAGTATGAGCGATCAGACACGAAGAATTCTATTTTTTATTAAAAATTGCAATCCCTGAACAAAAGTTTCATCATCAATTTGTCCATCTGCCCACCATCCTGCATTGTTTTTAACCCAAGATGGAATTTCATTTTCAACAGTACCTGATCCTTGAGCTGTTGGTGGAACTTTGACTATTTTTTCTTTGATAAGATATTGAATTGCGTGTACAAATGAATTATCGTCAATTTGTTCGTTTGACCACCATCCTGCATTGTTTTTAACCCAATCAGGAATTGAGATATAATTATTTTCACTAAGTGAATTATTAATTACGATTGGAATTGACGTACTTGCAAGATTATTATCTGCAAGATTTTGGAAGTTTAATTTAACAATCCCATTTATGTCATCAGGTATTGTAAATTCTGCGATGTTATGCTTTTCTTTTGAATCAGTACTAATTCCACTTTGTTTAAAAATTATTCTATCATTTTGAGTAACGGAAAAATCATAATTAACTGCTATAGGTCTATTTTTAAGAAAAACATCAATTACATCAAAATAAATTATAGCTTTGGAATTTGATTGTAAGTTTTGAGGTTCCCAAGTTACAAAAATTCTAAATTGTCCATTAGAAGTAACCGAGCTTAGCTTAATATCATCAGAATTTGGTTTTATAAGAAAATTCATTCCATTTTGTGGTGACTGATTATTGTAAATGTTTTGTAATTCTTTTTGGCTAATAATAAAATGAACTACCCGTTTTTCAGAAAAAAAATCATCAATTGTTACAATGTCATCAGAGAGTTTGATGCCATTGACATACATAGAAAATCCAGATACCAACAAATCACCAAACGTTTTTGGGATAACTAATTCCTCGTGTACAACAGATGTTTGATTGATATTATCTAGACTCCATTCAAAAGGCATTGAGAAAGTGATCTCTTTAGATTCAATATCATATTCAAAATTCTTTATTTCATCATAGTATGTAATAACATTAATTTCCTGCAAACCAAAAATAGGGTGATTGATTTCATGTTTAGAAGTTTGTGCAATGGAAATTCCAGCGTTAAATGTAAGAGGTATATCTAATTTATTTGAATATCCATCTGCTGTAAGAATAGTTACGTCTAATTTGTAAAGCCCACCATCACTTAATCGTGGACCTTTAATGTTGATCTTCCTATTATCCAATCCAAGTAATGAAGCAAAGAAATTACTTCCGTTTTCTTCTTGGATTTGAATTGATTCTGTGTTTTCAGATATAAAATTTAAGACTAGAAATCCATTATCACTTTGAAATTCTTTTTCAAAAAGAAATTGTTCACCATGACTAGATTTAATTAAAAAAGTAACGTCTCTAAGAGTAATTTTTGAGTTAAAATCGATTAATGAAATTGATATTTGTTGATCATCATTTTCATCAGGATTGTTTGTAGATGAAGAAACTTCTAAACTCACTTGTTTTCCATTTAGATCTACGGGTGGAAATATTTCACTTCCAACGCCGTGACCATAAATATCTACAATAGTAAATGTAATCAGAATAGAAATGATGAATAAAGATATCATATGTAAAAAAAATTGTTTACAATCCTTTTTTTGTTGCCTGAGACATATTTTGAACATGATGTTTGTTTCGCAGGGTTAAGAAATAATGATCAAGTCCATTTGGTTGGATCTTTTTTCCAAATTTGTTTGCCATCAATTGTTACTAAATCTTTTTCTTCAAAGACTGTATGCCATTTTCCATTGTGAGGAAAAATTTTATTCATTTCTTTTACTTTATCATTAGTTGGTGCTTTATTCATTAAAGCTCCCCATCTCATATTAGGTATTTTTGGAAGAATATCGTTAATATCTTTCATATATTATCACTTAATTATTTCTGGATTTTCATTATACCTTCTTTGATCAGATATTGTATACCCTGAACAAAAGAATTATCGTCAATAGATCCATCTGCCCACCAGCCTGCATTGTTTTTAATCCAAGATGGAATTACATTTGCACCAATACCTGTACCTTGAGTGGTTGATGGAATTTTCATAATGTTTTCTTTAATCAAATATTGAATTCCCTGAACAAAAGAATTATCGTCAATAGATCCATCTGCCCACCAGCCTGCATTGTTTTTAATCCAAGATGGAATCGACACTGAAGATCCAGGAGTTTTTGGCAAACTTGGACCAATTTCAATTATTCCAGAACCTATACCAGCATATTTTGCATCATACATTATTCCAGTTCCATAAACTAGGATATCAATTCTATATTGTCCTTGAGATGGGACAAATATTTTTTGAGTATCTAATCCTTCAAATGCAACTATACCAGGATTTTGTGGATCAGTGCCTGAATTTCGTTTTATTTCTTTATTATTTTCATCAATAAGCGAATATGCATATCTTACATCTTTTAGTAGATTTCTATTTTCATCAAAAAATGTTAGTTCAAATGGAATTTCTTCGCCTGCGCCATAGCTACCATCCCAAGCAATACTTACTGTTGTAGGAACTTGTTTGTTGGTTTTAGTATCTACTAAATAAAATTGTGTGGAACTTTTTGAGACACCGCTTTGTGGAACTAGTTTTAATTTCATAATTCCACTGTCATAGTTTTTTGGACCCAAAGAATCATTGATTTTTTGTAGTTCATTTTTAGTTATAAGAAAATGTATAATGTTTGTATCATCATATGAGTACGGATCATTTAACAATGCACGTTGATCTATTTCTACACCGTTAACGTATCCTTTGAATTGTTTGCCTTCTGCATACGGTGTAAAGCTCTTTGGAATTCTTACTTCCTCATGTACCACTTGAACTAAATCTACATAGCCAGGATCCCAATCAAATGGCATATCAAAATAGATAGAATTATCAGAGTTATCGAATTTAAAATTCTCTACTTCATCATAGTAAGTTTTTACCACTACAGGAATTTCTTGTGCATTTGCAGTTTTAATGAAAAAATCTTGATCTTGTGCAACACTAACAAAAGTATCATAGCTGAGTCTATTAGCTAATAGTGCTTTTGGACTAGTAGCTCCTTCAATATCGACTCTAATATTGTATAATCCACCTTTATCAAATATTGGGCCTTTGATTTGTGTTCTTCCATCTCCCTCTGCATACAAAGCTTCAGGTGCACTAGCATGCTCAGAACCATAATATTTTGTACACTTCCATAGTTCCATTTCTTTGCATCCTAGTTCAGGTTTAATTTCAACATCTAATGTTCCATCTAAATCATAAAACAGATTTCTTGCCAAGAGATCTCCACTTCTCCAAACTTCTACCCTATAGGTAACTTTATCCAGATTCTTATCAGTAATAGTATCAAAAAATCTGACTTGCATATTTGCAGATGTGACTTCACCAACTGTAATATCTGCAGGATTTAGTTGTGTCATTACAGTTACATTCATTCCACCAAAACTAATCGGAGGTGCCATATCTCCGCCAAGTCCATGTCCAAATGCATTTGGAGTCAAAGTTGAAATTGTAAAAGCAGTAATTATTAAAATAAAGAATGTAAATTTATTATTCAATAATTTATTTTGCTATAATTCCATATTTAAAGATGGCACAGAATTTCTATGAATGATTCTTTAAAATCTCAAATAGGTTAAGTTTTATTTGTGTAAATTAAAGGTGAAATCATGAAATTTGTACTTGTAATGTTACTTATTCCATTGTTGATTATTCCAGCATTTGCTCAAACAAATTCACAAACTCTACAAACAGAAAAAGGAACACTAGATGTCAAATTAGCATATGATGATATAATTTCAGGAGAACAAACTAATTTACATATTGACTTTATCAATCCTCAAACTAAAAAAATTCAAGAACATATTGATTATTCAATAACAGTTTCAAAAGATGGTACAAATGTTTTTGGACCAATTCCACTTACGCATACTTCGTTAGGTTCAGTGAAGATTCCAGTTGAGTTTATCAATGATGGGGTTTATTCAGTAGAACTTGGAGTTGAAGGAATATTATTTCAGCCAATTCCTTTAGAAAAAGTTTCATTTGATGTTTCAGTTGGAGAAGCTTTTGCACAACCTTCTCCAATAAATGACAAAAATGGAGGGGCTTGCCTAATTGCCACTGCAACATTTGGTTCAGAATTATCTCCTCAAGTCCAACAACTTAGAGAATTAAGAGACAATACTATTCTTTCCACTAATTCTGGAACAGCATTTATGACAACTTTTAATCAGTTTTATTATTCATTTTCACCAATAATTGCAGATTATGAAAGAGAACAACCAATTTTCAAAGAAGCTGTAAAAATTTTATTGACACCAATGCTCACATCACTTTCCATACTTAATCATATCAATATTGATTCAGAACAAGAAATGGTAGGATACGGTGTAGGAATAATTTTGATGAATATTGGAATGTATATCGGAATTCCGGTATTTGGAATCATAAAAATATACCAATATAATAGAAAGTAGATTTCACATCTAGAATTGCTAGTCAGGTTTTTATTTATCCAGTAGGGTACTTGATTTAATGAAGACAATAGCTATTAGCTCTATCTTCGTATTTTTTGCCATTGTAGCAGGATTAGTTGCATTAACACCAGCTGCATTTGCAGATCATAGCGAAGTTACAATTGTCCCAGCAGCAGGTTCTGGTGCTCCAGGATGTGAAGAGACAGCAGACGGATGTTACATTCCAAGTACTGCAACAGTAGATGTCGGTGGAAAAGTAATATTTTCTAACACAGATACTGCAGCACATACATTCACAGCAGGAACTGCAGCAGAAGGTCCATCAGGAGAATTTGATACTAGCTTAGTAATTGCTGGAAGTTCATATGAATGGACACCAACAACCGTAGGTGAATTCCCATACTATTGCATGGTACATCCATGGATGGAAGGATTAATTGTAGTACAAGAAGCAGGAGCAGAAGAACATGATGATATGGAAGAGCATGATGATATGGAAGGAGAGCATGATGATATGGAAAATGCATCAGCAACAGGAATGTTGTCTGACGGCACCGAAGTTTCAGTTTCAACCTCTGTACCAACTGCAGGTGAAAGATTGCACATTGCAATTCAATTTGCTAATGCAGAACATGTCAACCATGACATCAGAGTAACACAAAATGGCGAAGAAGTACTAAATGATTTAGCTGCCCATCATCATGATGGAAAAGGCGAACACGAAACAGCACCACTAAAATCAGCAGATCCAGTAGAGATCACCATCACATTCCAAGGTTATGGAATAGATGATCCAAAAACAGGACCTATTGGTGAAGTAGTAGTATTTGCAAACGTTGTTCCAGAATTTGGAACAATTGCAATGATGATACTTGCTGTTGCAATCATAAGTATTGTAGCCGTTACTGCAAAATCTAAAGTAATTCCAAGATTTTAGGGATTAACTTTTTTATTTTCTTTTTATTAAAGCAACTATCGCTAAGATAATAGCTGCTGATGCAATAGACAATCCAAATATTGCAAAGTCATATGCTGCTCCTCCATCGTTTTTTGAGCCATTATTCATAGCAGATACGTCTCTTTGTAATGATGAGATGGCATTTTTGAGTGAAGTTACATCTTGATTTGATGAACCGCTAGTTGGTGGAAAATCCAATATTGCAGTACTCTCTACATCTTCAACTGGAATTTGTACATTAATTGGTACTCCATTGATTTCGCCTTTAAAATCCATGATGTAGCTTCCAGTTTTTGTAGGAATTACTGGCGAAAAATAATATCCTACTTTTGGATCTGAGTTAATATCAACTTTTTTAGATGCACCTCC
Above is a genomic segment from Nitrosarchaeum sp. containing:
- a CDS encoding peptidase, which produces MIFQFAFAEVFIPSQEYVGYYDYEGVYTVGGNVKNQNDFALIPTISITVIDGENTFTKTITHVTIPPRTDIPFKIKLPEITSDTPILLEPKLKFAKTEKDPLSITILYDKTLIKHDDGHVTGRIINNGNQTIFNPKVLAIANGHEKMLDVVSNIEHIEKIEPGEIKEFSMYPDPSITEDIFYYSCFAPVDSTVIPVSTKKNGGDFDFRYDSGAWYSAAKFNEEGTTLTMRGYNSYPLETYANFEFPQISGKEKFNVTLNDKPVHFIQSIDDMGFWHVAFTVGPTSQGILKITGFEKGLPPITSKIPQWIKTNANWWSTDQISDSEFLEGIAFLFEKGIISVPSKEITVQSNWKIPSWVKTASLWWSEDKISDDDYLNIIENLVKRKIILV
- a CDS encoding CFI-box-CTERM domain-containing protein, producing the protein MKFVLVMLLIPLLIIPAFAQTNSQTLQTEKGTLDVKLAYDDIISGEQTNLHIDFINPQTKKIQEHIDYSITVSKDGTNVFGPIPLTHTSLGSVKIPVEFINDGVYSVELGVEGILFQPIPLEKVSFDVSVGEAFAQPSPINDKNGGACLIATATFGSELSPQVQQLRELRDNTILSTNSGTAFMTTFNQFYYSFSPIIADYEREQPIFKEAVKILLTPMLTSLSILNHINIDSEQEMVGYGVGIILMNIGMYIGIPVFGIIKIYQYNRK
- a CDS encoding winged helix-turn-helix transcriptional regulator, which produces MTDRNLQLQKIIDQSPGIQFRELMRSSGLKNGVLSHYIGKLEKHGIIKVVRGPRQTRFYPPRITEDESKIIKALRRQTQRDLLLALVKQDGLEFNELVNEVGKSPSTVSLYLSQLVQDELIEIKLENTRKRYYIKSRMIIDRLIEDYRPGLLEKPTSGFEDIFNAF
- a CDS encoding PEFG-CTERM sorting domain-containing protein, with the protein product MKTIAISSIFVFFAIVAGLVALTPAAFADHSEVTIVPAAGSGAPGCEETADGCYIPSTATVDVGGKVIFSNTDTAAHTFTAGTAAEGPSGEFDTSLVIAGSSYEWTPTTVGEFPYYCMVHPWMEGLIVVQEAGAEEHDDMEEHDDMEGEHDDMENASATGMLSDGTEVSVSTSVPTAGERLHIAIQFANAEHVNHDIRVTQNGEEVLNDLAAHHHDGKGEHETAPLKSADPVEITITFQGYGIDDPKTGPIGEVVVFANVVPEFGTIAMMILAVAIISIVAVTAKSKVIPRF
- a CDS encoding peptidase, producing MISLFIISILITFTIVDIYGHGVGSEIFPPVDLNGKQVSLEVSSSTNNPDENDDQQISISLIDFNSKITLRDVTFLIKSSHGEQFLFEKEFQSDNGFLVLNFISENTESIQIQEENGSNFFASLLGLDNRKINIKGPRLSDGGLYKLDVTILTADGYSNKLDIPLTFNAGISIAQTSKHEINHPIFGLQEINVITYYDEIKNFEYDIESKEITFSMPFEWSLDNINQTSVVHEELVIPKTFGDLLVSGFSMYVNGIKLSDDIVTIDDFFSEKRVVHFIISQKELQNIYNNQSPQNGMNFLIKPNSDDIKLSSVTSNGQFRIFVTWEPQNLQSNSKAIIYFDVIDVFLKNRPIAVNYDFSVTQNDRIIFKQSGISTDSKEKHNIAEFTIPDDINGIVKLNFQNLADNNLASTSIPIVINNSLSENNYISIPDWVKNNAGWWSNEQIDDNSFVHAIQYLIKEKIVKVPPTAQGSGTVENEIPSWVKNNAGWWADGQIDDETFVQGLQFLIKNRILRV
- a CDS encoding peptidase; the encoded protein is MNNKFTFFILIITAFTISTLTPNAFGHGLGGDMAPPISFGGMNVTVMTQLNPADITVGEVTSANMQVRFFDTITDKNLDKVTYRVEVWRSGDLLARNLFYDLDGTLDVEIKPELGCKEMELWKCTKYYGSEHASAPEALYAEGDGRTQIKGPIFDKGGLYNIRVDIEGATSPKALLANRLSYDTFVSVAQDQDFFIKTANAQEIPVVVKTYYDEVENFKFDNSDNSIYFDMPFDWDPGYVDLVQVVHEEVRIPKSFTPYAEGKQFKGYVNGVEIDQRALLNDPYSYDDTNIIHFLITKNELQKINDSLGPKNYDSGIMKLKLVPQSGVSKSSTQFYLVDTKTNKQVPTTVSIAWDGSYGAGEEIPFELTFFDENRNLLKDVRYAYSLIDENNKEIKRNSGTDPQNPGIVAFEGLDTQKIFVPSQGQYRIDILVYGTGIMYDAKYAGIGSGIIEIGPSLPKTPGSSVSIPSWIKNNAGWWADGSIDDNSFVQGIQYLIKENIMKIPSTTQGTGIGANVIPSWIKNNAGWWADGSIDDNSFVQGIQYLIKEGIMKIQK